Within the Rosa rugosa chromosome 2, drRosRugo1.1, whole genome shotgun sequence genome, the region TAGGATGATTGTTAGGGACGATTTGCCATTTAGTCATGTAGATGGGGAGGGATTTAAGGATTTCATGAAAATTGCTCAACCAAAATTCACAGTACCTAGCCGTAGGACAATCTGTAGAGATATATGGGATCTCTATCAGTTTGAGAAGGAGAAGATAAGGGAGTTTGTAGCTAGGAATAATCTGAGGGTATCACTTACCACTGATACTTGGACTTCGGTCCAGAATATCAATTATCTTGTCCTCACTGCCCATTTCATAGATGAAATGTGGGTGCTGCACAAAAGAATTATCAATTTCTGTGTTATTCCAAACCATAGAGGAAAGACCATAGGTAAATTGATAGAGTCTTCCTTGATTAATTGGGGTATCGAGAGGGTTTTTAGCATTGTAGTTGATAATGCTTCGAGTAATCAAGTTGCACTTGATTACATGAAGGAGAAGATTGGAAATTGGAAATGTTTAGTGTTGGGTGGGAGTTTTCTGCATGTTAGATGCTGCTGCCATGTGTTGAATTTGATTGTGAGGGATGGGATGGAGGAGCTTGATTCCTCCATCGATGCAATTAGGAATGCTGTTAAGTTCATTAGAAGTTCACCTGCTAGACTTGACAAGTTTAGGAAGTGTGCTTCAAGAGAGAAGGTTGAACATAAGGGGGGTATAGTGCCTTTGGATGTCTGCACAAGGTGGAACTCCACCTATTTCATGCTGGACATTGCTGTTAAGTATCGGCAGGCCTTCTCTAGGCTTGAAGATGAGGATCAGCAGTATGAGAACTATTTTCTGGAGAGAGTTGGAGGAAGTAAAAGGGTTGGGCCGCCTAAGAATGAGGATTGGGAGAAAGCTGCGAGATTAGTGAAGTTCCTTAAAATCTTTTATGATGCAACCTTGAATTTTAGTGGGACTAAGGTAGTAACTTCAAACCAACCTATTCAATGGATTTGTACCATAGTCGATGAATTAGAAGAATGTGCAGCTAGTGATGATCCTTTGATGGTTAGCATAGGGTCCTCAATGAAGAAGAAATTCGACAAGTACTGGTTGAGGTTAGAGGACATTAACACAGTTTTGTTGCTTGCTGTTGTATTGGATCCAAGATACAAAATATTGTATCTTGAATACTTTTTTCCAAAACTGCATCCGGACAGCAGCATGGTTGAATTTATGGTAGATGAAGTGAAGAGGTCCCTCATGCAGCTATACAACGAGTATCACCAATCTGATCCTGTGGCTGCACAAGCCTCAAATGATCTAGCACAGCCTCCTGTTTCTGATAGTGCTTCTGCACAAGGAGATGATGACTCACATGCTGCATCACTAAATAAGTTTATGAAGCTTAGGAAGGAGAAACATGTGGTGGAGATCAGGAATGAAGTCGACAAGTATTTGCTTGAAGCTGCGGAAGACCCTGCTAACAAAAATTTTCAGCTTTTAGATTGGTGGAAGGAGAGTGCTGTTAGGTATCCAATTCTGTCCAAGATTGCAAAGGATGTCTTTGCTGTTCCAGCCTCGACAGTGGCTTCAGAGTCTGCATTCAGCTTAGGGAAAAGGGTTGTGGATCCATTTAGAGCATCATTAACTCCAAACATGGTTGAGGGCCTGGTTTGCCTCAACGATTGGTTAAGGGGTGGAGCTTTTAATGAATACAAGGAGCCTACTAGGTCGGAGCTGGAGCTTTATGGTGAACTTGAAAAGCTTGAATCAGGTAAATTTGTTATAAAATCCGTTTGTTATTTTCTGTGTTGTTGAATTTCAAGTGTCAAACTAATAGGAATTTGACAATTTGTTGCTGTTTTGATTGGTAGGGAGTGTCATAACTCAGGTGGATGTTTCTGCAGAAGAATGAATCATGCTTTAATGTAGAGAGATGCATGTTATGCTGCTGTTTTGGTGTTGGCTGCAGATTTGCATATCTGCcttttagtttttatgttttcatGAACTGTTTTTAAGTTTGAAACTCCTTTGTTAGTTAAATTTGGGTATGTAATAACTAATGGACTGGGTATCTGTTTCTGGACTTGTGGTTAACTGGTTGTTATGAACTTTGCTCTATGGTTTATGACTTTTAAGTTTGTCAGATTTTTCTGCCTTTTTTCCTTCTAGGACTTTATGAAACTGTGTATTGAACTGCATTTTTTCCTCTTTATGCTTGTTGTAATTGTATTGAGCATTTCATGGGCAGGTTGTGTTTATGCTTGTTTTGCATGGATTTGTAATTGGGCCGTGAATactgaataaataaaaaaaagcccATTTAGAACCGAACCCGACCCGGGCCGAACTGAAAATTCGGGTCACCGAATATTCCGGCCCAGCCCATTTAGAAACAGTTGTCGGTCCAAATTTAGGCCCAACCGAGGACTCCGGGTCGAAGTCGGGTTCGGCCCAAAACCGAGCCGggccgacccgagcccagccctagtaGACACGTCTGTTACATAGTGATCGATCTCTTTGGGATGAAccatttattgaaattgaaaatttatATCATCATTGCTTCTAAATTTTTTCAATATGGTAACAAAATAtcgttgattttttttttttttaaaggcttggataggtgaggaagagataAGGGAGTGTATTCGTTATTAGGTCTAGAAACCCTAACGCGGCGGCGACCAAATTGAGAAACCATTCTCGATCGTCCGGCGGCGGCCGTGGCAACTCGGCTGGCCTTGGCCTCGCCGACGTCATGCAGTTTTGCTGCCGAACGGGGTCTGATTTGCGATCGTTCAAGGGTTCCCTTGTGTTTGGTGTCGCTCAAGGTTCTGGCAGGAGGTGTTTGGCTTCGGGTTGGGTGCGACATCTCTGGGAGGTGGCAGTTTTCtcgttttgatggtggcttggATTGATGGCGCGGCTCGAAATTGAGGGTGGTGTGGATCGGGGTCGTCGAAAACGGGGCAGGTTGTGGTGGCGTTGCTGTGATAGCGAGGTTCGTCGTGATTTTGGTCGTGGCGGCGGGGTTCCGTCGTGATTGGGTCATGGAGGTCTTGGCTTGGGGTGGCAAAATCAGGGCGGTGCTGGGATGGTTAATTTGGTGTTCTGGAGGTGGAGGCTGCATCAGAGCCAAGCTGGGCCTGCTCGTCCTTGAATGGGCCTTCTTTTGGGCTACCTTGGACTGTACAAGCTTTGGGCTAGAGCTTTTACCCTAGGCCCATAAAATTTCTCCTTGTTTTACAGATACTATGTTAGTAgtttttactttcaataattcctTGAGTGTTTAGGGATCTATACACTTTATGTGTCTATAGTGCCTCTGGAGCAGTACTGAAGGAGGATTTACGCTAGTCTCTACGAATttaatgtataatgagtggacatatttctatgtaccaccgtgggtactaccacaccttcttgatctgtctagttgacggtagcagaagggtatgtaatggtcattctggcatGCGATGAATGATACTAATGCccgttttgggtttgattcaaaaaaaaaaaaaaggtgaggaAGAGATCCTTCCTATCCTCTTAAAttaagaaaatgaaaacaagagtacaaaggagggggaccaaaaccaaaacctcccaAATAAATCATAAAAATGAAACATGAAACTAACGAAAATGAAAGTTCGGAAGACCCAAGTGGTCTCTGTTACAAATTTACAATGTGCAAGTATAAAGGGTGGAGCAGAGTCCCACCAAATCAAGCTTGTAGAAGCAGTACCAAAATTCGCTAATGCATAAGCAACTTGATTACCTTCTCGAAATATGTGAGATGAGCGGAAATTCATTTGAGAAAATATCGCTGATCGATTCAGTTCAAATTGATTAAAATACATATGAGTCCTTCAGCAGAATTGAATATCCTAGTCTCTTTAGGATCATGAGACAAAATCCAAGCTTCGACTTATTAAAATCCAATTATCTTCTCAAACAGATAAAAGGAAAATGGAATTCCAAACACCATGCCATAGGCTTGACAACTTTTTAAGCATTGACAAAATTGCAGTTCACTCGGATCTCGCCTTCATTGGGTCTTGTAAGAACTTGTACATTTCCAAGCTTCACCATGGATGCTGCAAACTGGCTCTCGAAAAGAGAAGGCTGGGAACCTAATGCATCAACAAACGGACCGGTTCTCATATCCGACTTGAGCAACTGATCTGTGGATAACAACCCCAACTTCTTGTGAAGATTCGTGTAGTATTGCATGTCAAATGTCTTCGGAGTTATGGCATCAAGAAAAACCAAGTCCGAGTCTTTTTGGCATTTCTTCTTCAAGAAGTTGTTCAAGTACATAGAATTTAGTGAAGGGTCAGGCTTTCTGGTTCCATTGAAGTTTGCAAGCCTTTGCTTGAAGGCAAGGCAAGTACTTCTACCAATGGTGTGTGCTCCTGACAGAGCAACCAAATCAAGCATGTTCAAGCCTTTTTCGTGAAATAGTTGGATCAATGCAGTGATATTCTCATGGCCCTGAGGAACCGTCTCATCCGCTTCTCTGGCAATCGAAATCTTCCCATCTCTACGCCCGAATGGGACTTCCCAAAACGGACCTCCGGCCATGATGGTGGCATCTCTTGTTGCAGCAGTGAGAATGTCCGCGCAAGACACAGTTTTAGGGCACTGCCTCTCAAGCTCCGCCTTGATGTCATCGATTACTTGGAAACCTCTGA harbors:
- the LOC133734741 gene encoding peroxidase 7-like, coding for MKMGVSTLFALLVLTLELFMSINVSAAKPVKATAQVPAEALLSFSHYMKTCPQAEGIIQQKVVDWLEKDFTLAASIIRLHFHDCVVRGCDASILLNHRGSERRAYASYTLRGFQVIDDIKAELERQCPKTVSCADILTAATRDATIMAGGPFWEVPFGRRDGKISIAREADETVPQGHENITALIQLFHEKGLNMLDLVALSGAHTIGRSTCLAFKQRLANFNGTRKPDPSLNSMYLNNFLKKKCQKDSDLVFLDAITPKTFDMQYYTNLHKKLGLLSTDQLLKSDMRTGPFVDALGSQPSLFESQFAASMVKLGNVQVLTRPNEGEIRVNCNFVNA